A part of Paraburkholderia azotifigens genomic DNA contains:
- a CDS encoding NADPH-dependent FMN reductase translates to MDWVYPAWNRKPIGFVSWGSQGGVRAVQQLREIAVELPLGVYTGAVQHTARRGL, encoded by the coding sequence ATCGATTGGGTATACCCCGCGTGGAATCGCAAGCCCATCGGCTTCGTGAGCTGGGGAAGCCAAGGCGGCGTGCGCGCGGTTCAGCAGCTTCGCGAAATCGCCGTTGAGCTACCTCTGGGCGTATACACCGGCGCAGTTCAGCACACTGCGCGGCGTGGTCTATGA
- a CDS encoding DUF4410 domain-containing protein → MNNRRWKGFVAVCWFAAFASVASGQQGGVESAKAPVVYVSDFELDAANITPDQSRVSRARRFAGAVSPLHLTEQDPQKKSQALVASMADTLVGDLQRDGIDARRLPAGSPLPAQGWLVRGVFLAVDEGNRVRRAVVGSGAGQGKIELAVAIDALPVESPAPLYQTVEGQSDKHAPGAIIKLNPYVAAARYVMAGNDEQADIKQAAAQVADAVVARVKQ, encoded by the coding sequence ATGAACAATCGAAGGTGGAAAGGCTTCGTTGCAGTGTGCTGGTTCGCTGCATTCGCGTCCGTTGCTTCGGGCCAGCAAGGCGGCGTGGAAAGCGCCAAAGCGCCCGTCGTCTACGTGTCGGACTTCGAACTCGATGCGGCCAATATCACGCCCGATCAAAGCCGTGTGAGCCGCGCGCGCCGGTTTGCGGGCGCGGTGTCGCCGCTGCATCTGACGGAGCAGGATCCTCAGAAGAAGTCGCAGGCGCTCGTCGCCAGCATGGCGGACACGCTGGTCGGCGATCTGCAGCGCGACGGCATCGATGCGCGCCGTCTTCCTGCCGGGTCGCCGCTGCCCGCGCAAGGCTGGCTGGTGCGCGGCGTGTTTCTGGCCGTCGACGAAGGCAACCGCGTGCGGCGTGCTGTCGTCGGTTCTGGCGCGGGACAGGGCAAGATCGAGCTTGCCGTCGCCATCGACGCGTTGCCCGTCGAGTCGCCTGCGCCGCTTTATCAGACCGTCGAAGGGCAATCCGACAAGCATGCGCCCGGCGCGATCATCAAGCTCAATCCGTACGTTGCGGCAGCGCGCTACGTGATGGCGGGCAACGACGAACAGGCCGACATCAAGCAGGCAGCCGCGCAGGTTGCCGACGCCGTGGTCGCGCGCGTCAAGCAATAA
- a CDS encoding xanthine dehydrogenase family protein molybdopterin-binding subunit, which produces MTTDTVDIQRPARRSFLKGAGTAAALALTIGFEWTVTSRRAIAAQAPGAAFTPNAFLRVGADDSVTVIAKHVEMGQGAYTGIATIVAEELDADWSHVRVESAPADAKRYANLAFGTIQGTGGSSAMANSWMQLRDAGAKARAMLVTAAAQQWKVPASGLRTERGVVYHDASGRHATYGSLTTAAAALPVPENVTLKDPKDFRLIGSQAPRVDVPPKTDGTAQFTLDVTFPGMLVAVIQRPPQFGATVRSFDASAAKAVAGVVNVVQVPRGVAVVGKSFWAAKQGRDALKVEWDDTNAEKRSSADIMAEYRKAADKPGLPARTEGDASKAIQGAARKISASYEFPYLAHAPMEPLDAVVKLTPNSCEIWAGDQFQTIDQANAARVAGLQPQQVSIHTLYAGGSFGRRANPGSDYIVEAVSIARALGANGTPVKLQWTREDDIHGGLYRPMYFHKLEAGLSRDGKLVGWQHRIVGQSIVADTPFSGLIKNGIDGTSVEGAANIAYAIPNLSVELSTMRTGVPVLWWRVVGSSHTAFAVEAFIDEAAHAAGKDPYTFRRDLLEHEPRMRGVLDLAAQKAGWSNAPLPPGKGRGIAVAEAFKTFVAQVAEVSVDKDGKVKVDRVVCAVDCGTAINPDVIAAQVEGGIGFGLGAALYGAITLKDGRIEQNNFDGYRVLRIDAMPKVEVHIVPSTLPPTGIGEPGVAPVGPAVANAIFAATGKRVYALPFSTENLA; this is translated from the coding sequence ATGACGACCGATACCGTTGACATTCAGCGTCCGGCGCGGCGTTCGTTTCTGAAAGGCGCGGGCACGGCGGCCGCGCTCGCGCTCACCATCGGCTTCGAATGGACCGTGACGTCGCGGCGCGCGATTGCCGCGCAAGCACCCGGCGCCGCGTTCACGCCGAACGCCTTCCTGCGCGTCGGCGCCGACGACAGCGTGACCGTGATCGCCAAGCACGTCGAAATGGGCCAGGGCGCGTACACGGGCATCGCGACGATCGTCGCGGAAGAACTCGATGCGGACTGGTCGCATGTGCGCGTCGAAAGCGCGCCCGCCGATGCGAAGCGCTACGCGAATCTCGCCTTCGGCACGATCCAGGGCACGGGCGGCAGCTCGGCCATGGCCAATTCGTGGATGCAGCTGCGCGATGCGGGCGCGAAAGCTCGCGCGATGCTGGTGACGGCAGCGGCACAGCAATGGAAAGTGCCCGCGTCCGGGTTGCGCACCGAGCGCGGCGTCGTCTATCACGACGCGAGCGGCCGGCATGCGACGTATGGCTCGCTGACCACGGCGGCGGCGGCGTTGCCCGTGCCGGAGAACGTGACACTGAAGGATCCGAAGGACTTCAGGCTGATCGGCAGTCAGGCGCCGCGTGTCGACGTGCCGCCGAAAACCGACGGCACCGCGCAATTCACGCTCGACGTGACGTTCCCCGGCATGCTCGTCGCCGTGATCCAGCGGCCGCCGCAATTCGGCGCGACGGTGCGTTCCTTCGACGCGTCGGCGGCGAAAGCGGTGGCCGGTGTGGTGAACGTGGTGCAGGTGCCGCGCGGCGTGGCTGTCGTCGGGAAGAGTTTCTGGGCCGCGAAGCAGGGACGCGACGCACTGAAAGTGGAGTGGGACGACACGAACGCCGAGAAGCGCAGTTCGGCGGACATCATGGCCGAATACCGCAAGGCCGCCGACAAGCCCGGTCTGCCCGCGCGCACGGAAGGCGATGCATCGAAGGCAATCCAGGGCGCGGCGCGCAAGATCAGCGCGAGCTACGAATTCCCGTACCTCGCGCATGCGCCGATGGAGCCGCTCGATGCCGTCGTCAAGCTGACACCCAACAGCTGCGAAATCTGGGCGGGCGACCAGTTCCAGACTATCGATCAGGCGAACGCGGCGCGCGTCGCCGGTCTGCAGCCGCAGCAGGTCAGCATCCACACGCTGTATGCGGGCGGCAGCTTCGGACGGCGCGCGAATCCGGGTTCGGACTATATCGTCGAGGCTGTGTCGATCGCCAGGGCGCTCGGCGCGAACGGCACGCCCGTCAAGCTGCAATGGACGCGCGAAGACGACATCCACGGCGGCCTGTATCGCCCGATGTATTTCCACAAGCTCGAAGCGGGCCTGTCGCGCGACGGCAAGCTGGTCGGCTGGCAGCATCGGATCGTCGGACAGTCTATCGTCGCCGATACGCCGTTCTCGGGACTGATCAAGAACGGAATCGACGGCACCTCGGTGGAAGGCGCGGCGAACATCGCGTATGCGATTCCGAACCTCTCCGTCGAACTGTCGACGATGCGCACGGGCGTGCCCGTTCTGTGGTGGCGCGTGGTGGGCAGTTCGCACACGGCCTTCGCGGTCGAAGCGTTCATCGACGAAGCCGCGCACGCGGCCGGGAAAGACCCGTACACGTTCCGGCGCGATCTGCTCGAACACGAGCCGCGCATGCGCGGCGTGCTCGATCTCGCCGCTCAGAAAGCGGGCTGGAGCAATGCGCCCCTGCCGCCCGGCAAAGGGCGCGGCATCGCCGTGGCCGAAGCGTTCAAGACCTTCGTCGCGCAGGTGGCCGAGGTATCCGTCGACAAGGACGGCAAGGTGAAGGTCGATCGTGTGGTCTGCGCGGTGGATTGCGGCACCGCCATCAACCCGGATGTGATTGCGGCGCAGGTCGAAGGCGGTATCGGCTTCGGTTTGGGCGCGGCGTTGTACGGCGCGATCACGCTGAAGGACGGGCGCATCGAGCAGAACAACTTCGACGGCTATCGCGTGCTGCGGATCGACGCGATGCCGAAGGTCGAAGTGCACATCGTCCCGTCGACGCTGCCGCCAACGGGCATCGGCGAGCCTGGCGTCGCGCCTGTCGGCCCCGCCGTCGCGAATGCGATTTTCGCGGCCACGGGCAAGCGGGTTTATGCGCTGCCGTTCTCGACGGAGAACCTCGCCTGA
- a CDS encoding efflux RND transporter periplasmic adaptor subunit: MTTPNLPTGGEPAARTDVVPTEPALARRKRRYVLPVALAAVAAALLAIGIAPRLQASTALTKQVDAQRYLTVEALTPTRAPASQELLLPGNVMPFADASIYARTSGYIQHWYADIGAKVKAGQTLADIDTPELDAQLRQARADEATAKANYTFANSTAQRWQTMLQTQSVSQQDADAKTSDSAAKLAAWQAAQANVARLAELVSYEKVTAPFDGVITARNVDVGALVTAGGSPGIAATGGELFHIEQTDRLRVYVDVPQNDAQGVTPGTKVYLTTQQYPERKFDATVARSADSIDPVSRTLRVEVDVDNRDGTLLPGAYAQVHLALETAHPSLEVPVSALLFRPDGVTVAVIGGDDKVQLKAVTIGRDFGTHVEVATGLAATDRVINNPGDAISSGETVRVAPENGAPGATQAATPAKHG, encoded by the coding sequence ATGACCACGCCCAATCTGCCGACGGGTGGCGAACCCGCTGCCCGCACCGATGTCGTGCCGACCGAACCCGCACTTGCGCGTCGAAAGCGGCGCTATGTGCTGCCCGTCGCGCTTGCCGCCGTCGCAGCCGCGCTGCTCGCCATCGGCATCGCGCCGCGTCTGCAGGCCAGCACGGCGCTGACGAAGCAGGTCGACGCGCAGCGCTATCTCACGGTCGAAGCGCTCACGCCGACACGCGCGCCCGCATCGCAGGAATTGCTGTTGCCGGGCAACGTGATGCCGTTCGCCGATGCGTCTATCTACGCGCGCACGAGCGGCTATATCCAGCACTGGTATGCGGATATCGGCGCAAAGGTGAAAGCGGGTCAAACGCTCGCCGACATCGACACTCCCGAATTAGACGCGCAACTGCGTCAGGCGCGCGCCGACGAGGCGACCGCAAAAGCCAACTACACCTTCGCGAACAGCACCGCGCAGCGCTGGCAGACGATGCTGCAGACGCAGTCCGTTTCGCAGCAGGACGCCGACGCGAAAACGAGCGACAGCGCGGCGAAGCTCGCCGCGTGGCAGGCGGCGCAAGCGAACGTCGCGCGGCTCGCCGAACTGGTGTCGTACGAGAAAGTGACGGCGCCGTTCGACGGCGTGATCACCGCGCGCAACGTCGACGTCGGCGCTCTTGTGACGGCGGGCGGCTCGCCCGGCATCGCGGCCACGGGCGGCGAGCTGTTTCATATCGAGCAGACCGACCGGTTGCGCGTGTATGTCGACGTGCCGCAAAACGATGCGCAAGGCGTCACGCCGGGCACGAAGGTCTATCTGACGACGCAGCAGTATCCGGAGCGCAAGTTCGACGCGACGGTCGCGCGCAGCGCGGATTCGATCGATCCGGTGAGCCGCACGCTGCGCGTCGAGGTCGACGTCGACAACCGCGACGGCACGCTGTTGCCGGGCGCGTATGCGCAGGTGCATCTCGCGCTGGAAACGGCACATCCCTCGCTCGAAGTGCCCGTCAGCGCGCTGCTGTTCCGGCCTGACGGTGTGACGGTCGCGGTGATCGGCGGCGACGACAAGGTGCAGTTGAAGGCCGTGACCATCGGCCGGGATTTCGGCACGCACGTGGAAGTCGCGACCGGGCTCGCGGCAACCGACCGCGTCATCAACAATCCGGGCGACGCCATCAGCAGCGGCGAAACGGTGCGCGTCGCGCCCGAGAATGGGGCGCCAGGCGCAACGCAGGCGGCGACGCCCGCAAAGCACGGTTAA
- a CDS encoding efflux RND transporter permease subunit, which produces MWIVKLALRRPYTFIVLAVLLFIVGPIAILRTPTDIFPNIDIPVVSIVWSYNGFSAEDMAHRITSNYERALTTDVDDIEHIESQSLNGVAVVKVFFHPGADINRAIAQAASNSASILRVLPPGTLPPNIITYNASTVPVLQLGLSSNTLPEQTLYDLGNSFIRTQLATIQGAAVPLPYGGKIRQIMVQLDPKALQAKGLAPADVVNAVNAQNLILPGGTAKIGSREYNVEMNGSTSTVAALNNLPIKTANGSVVYVRDVAHVIDGYAPQTNIVRSDGKRAALLQIEKTGSASTLTIIQQVKAMLPKIAAGLPSALKITPLSDQSVFVKSAISGVVREALIAACLTAAMILLFLGSWRATLIIAVSIPLAVLTSLIALAALGQTINIMTLGGLALAVGILVDDATVAIENITHHLEKGEALHDAILNGSGEIAVPTFVSTLSICIVFVPMFLLSGVARYLFVPLAEAVVFAMCASYFFSRTLIPTLAMYLMRAPSKNGQLAQGRFAIFARFQARFEHCFEALRHGYHNVLQRAIASRRRFIPIYLALCFASLALIPFAGRDFFPAVDTGEIKLHLRVPTGTRIEQTARITDEVEAKIRSVIPKSEQAAVLDNIGVPVSGINLTYDSSDPIGSEDADILITLTPNHKPTAQYVAQLRNVLTQAFPSVTFAFLPADIVSQILNFGLPAPIDVQIVGNKLEQNRAVANKLLAQMRGVRGLVDARIQQLGDEPAIDIDVDRTKAIQAGLTQKDVAQNMLIALSGSSQTTPNFWLDPKNGVSYPLVTEVPQYDIDSLQTLTNIPLTTDKVSVNPQNQLGTLGTTSRSTQQAVVSHYNVQPVLDIFASTQGRDLGSVASDVTKLVDNARAQLPPGSSIVIRGQVQSMNESFAGLGAGLVFAIALVYLLMVVNFQSWLDPLIIISGLPGSLAGIAWMLFATHTTLSVPALTGTILCIGIATANSILVINTARESLAGGMEPLAAALDAGFNRFRPVLMTALAMLIGMLPMALGLGDGGEQNAPLGRAVIGGLAIGTVSTLMFVPVVFGLVHAWLAKRRAKKAADSGDHADQADVTTQAQ; this is translated from the coding sequence ATGTGGATCGTCAAACTGGCCCTGCGGCGGCCCTACACTTTCATCGTGCTGGCCGTGCTGCTCTTCATCGTCGGGCCGATAGCGATCCTGCGTACGCCGACGGACATCTTCCCGAACATCGACATTCCCGTCGTCAGCATCGTCTGGTCGTATAACGGCTTTTCCGCCGAAGACATGGCGCACCGGATCACGTCGAACTACGAGCGCGCGCTTACGACCGACGTCGACGATATCGAACACATCGAATCGCAATCGCTGAACGGCGTGGCCGTCGTGAAGGTGTTCTTCCATCCGGGCGCGGATATCAACCGCGCGATCGCCCAGGCCGCTTCGAATTCCGCATCGATCCTGCGCGTGCTGCCGCCCGGCACGCTGCCGCCGAACATCATCACCTACAACGCGTCGACGGTGCCCGTGCTGCAACTGGGTCTTTCGAGCAACACGCTGCCCGAACAGACGCTCTACGACCTCGGCAACAGCTTCATCCGCACGCAGCTCGCGACCATTCAAGGCGCAGCGGTGCCGCTGCCATACGGCGGCAAGATCCGCCAGATCATGGTCCAGCTCGATCCAAAAGCGCTGCAGGCAAAAGGCCTCGCGCCCGCCGACGTGGTCAACGCGGTCAACGCGCAAAACCTGATTTTGCCTGGCGGCACCGCGAAGATCGGCTCGCGCGAATACAACGTCGAGATGAACGGCAGCACGAGCACCGTCGCGGCGCTCAACAATCTGCCCATCAAGACGGCGAACGGCAGCGTCGTCTATGTGCGCGACGTCGCGCATGTGATCGACGGCTATGCGCCGCAAACGAACATCGTGCGCAGCGACGGCAAGCGCGCGGCGCTGCTGCAAATCGAAAAGACGGGCAGCGCGTCGACGCTCACGATCATCCAGCAGGTCAAGGCGATGCTGCCGAAGATCGCTGCAGGCCTGCCTAGCGCGTTGAAAATCACGCCGCTCTCCGATCAGTCCGTGTTCGTGAAGTCGGCGATTTCGGGCGTCGTGCGCGAAGCGTTGATCGCGGCGTGCCTGACGGCCGCAATGATCCTGCTGTTTCTCGGCAGCTGGCGCGCAACGTTGATCATCGCCGTGTCGATTCCGCTTGCCGTGTTGACCTCGCTGATCGCGCTGGCCGCGCTCGGGCAGACGATCAACATCATGACGCTCGGCGGACTCGCGCTCGCCGTCGGCATTCTCGTCGACGATGCGACCGTGGCCATCGAAAACATCACGCATCACCTCGAAAAAGGCGAGGCGCTGCACGACGCCATATTGAACGGCTCCGGCGAAATCGCCGTGCCGACGTTCGTCTCGACGCTGTCGATCTGTATCGTGTTCGTGCCGATGTTTTTGCTCTCGGGCGTCGCGCGTTATCTGTTCGTGCCGCTGGCGGAGGCCGTCGTGTTTGCGATGTGCGCGTCGTACTTCTTCTCGCGCACGCTGATCCCGACGCTCGCGATGTATCTGATGCGCGCGCCGTCGAAGAACGGTCAACTCGCGCAAGGCCGCTTTGCGATTTTCGCGCGCTTTCAGGCGCGCTTCGAGCATTGTTTCGAAGCGCTGCGCCACGGTTATCACAACGTGCTGCAACGTGCGATTGCGAGCCGCCGACGCTTCATCCCGATCTATCTCGCGCTGTGTTTCGCGTCGCTCGCGCTGATTCCGTTTGCGGGCCGCGACTTCTTTCCCGCAGTCGATACGGGCGAAATCAAGCTGCATCTGCGCGTGCCGACGGGCACGCGTATCGAGCAGACGGCGCGTATCACCGATGAAGTCGAAGCGAAAATCCGCAGCGTGATTCCGAAGTCGGAACAGGCGGCCGTGCTCGATAACATCGGCGTGCCCGTGAGCGGCATCAACCTGACGTACGACTCGTCGGACCCGATCGGCTCGGAAGACGCCGACATCCTGATTACGCTCACACCCAATCACAAGCCGACGGCGCAATACGTCGCGCAGTTGCGCAACGTGCTCACGCAGGCGTTTCCCAGCGTGACGTTCGCGTTCCTGCCCGCCGATATCGTCAGCCAGATTCTGAACTTCGGCCTGCCCGCGCCGATCGACGTGCAGATTGTCGGCAACAAGCTCGAGCAGAACCGTGCCGTCGCCAACAAGCTGCTCGCGCAGATGCGCGGCGTGCGCGGTCTCGTCGATGCACGCATCCAGCAGCTCGGCGACGAACCGGCCATCGATATCGACGTCGATCGCACGAAAGCGATTCAGGCCGGGCTGACGCAAAAAGACGTCGCGCAGAACATGCTGATCGCGCTGTCGGGCAGTTCGCAGACAACGCCGAATTTCTGGCTCGATCCGAAGAACGGTGTGAGCTATCCGCTGGTGACGGAAGTGCCGCAGTACGACATTGACTCGCTGCAAACGCTCACCAACATTCCGTTGACGACCGACAAGGTGAGCGTCAATCCGCAGAATCAGCTTGGCACGCTCGGCACGACGTCGCGCAGCACGCAGCAGGCGGTCGTGTCGCACTACAACGTGCAGCCCGTGCTCGATATTTTCGCGTCGACGCAAGGACGCGATCTGGGCAGCGTCGCCAGCGACGTTACGAAACTCGTCGACAACGCGCGCGCTCAATTGCCGCCTGGCTCGTCGATCGTGATTCGCGGCCAGGTGCAGTCGATGAACGAGTCGTTCGCGGGTCTCGGCGCGGGTCTCGTGTTCGCGATCGCGCTCGTCTATCTGCTGATGGTGGTGAATTTCCAGTCGTGGCTCGACCCGCTGATCATCATCAGCGGCCTGCCGGGTTCGCTCGCGGGTATCGCGTGGATGCTGTTCGCCACGCACACGACGCTCAGCGTCCCCGCGTTGACAGGCACGATCCTGTGCATCGGCATTGCGACGGCGAACAGCATTCTCGTTATCAACACGGCGCGCGAGTCGCTGGCGGGCGGCATGGAGCCGCTTGCCGCCGCGCTCGATGCCGGCTTCAACCGCTTCCGCCCCGTGCTGATGACGGCGCTCGCGATGCTGATCGGCATGTTGCCGATGGCGCTCGGCCTCGGCGACGGCGGCGAACAGAACGCGCCGCTCGGACGCGCGGTGATCGGCGGCCTGGCGATCGGCACGGTGTCGACGCTGATGTTCGTGCCCGTCGTGTTTGGCCTGGTGCACGCGTGGCTCGCGAAACGCCGCGCGAAGAAGGCCGCCGATTCCGGCGATCACGCCGATCAGGCCGACGTGACCACCCAAGCTCAATAA
- a CDS encoding EAL domain-containing protein yields the protein MLDMSNNKLIVRADETPASAGATVAPGLIDRITHNNETLGEPNGFVSFEGQDRAGYFAAYTRIPGTTWFVVSTIPEKKLTAEAQSVRNQIVLVGISGFLLSIFFAYFISHSISAPLKNLVRKMHDTGSDAGAEAGALAEEAHADGDGQDELGRLEQRFERMRAAIRQKIQKINEINASLEQTVAERTAELVSRELESRTLIENSPDTITRYDRDLRRTYANPAFCSSAGRSLSEALGKRPSEIPGGANALTYERKISEAISSGKSGQFELRWVSKDGQEQCSHIRLTPEVDPSGNVNSVLAVGRDLSDRMAFEAAIWQQANFDTLTQLPNRQMFQNRLEQEAKVAQRSGHRMALMLIDLDRFKEVNDSLGHDTGDTLLIEAARRITSCVRESDTVARLGGDEFTVILPDIDNAGSIERIARTIIATLCEPFALGPDEAFISASIGVTVYPDDARELDVLFKNADQAMYAAKNAGRNRLNYFTPDLQVAAEKRLRLTSDLRTALPHDQFRLYYQPIVDLATGDIFKAEALIRWLHPERGMVSPLDFIPLAEDTGLIVPIGDWVFRQAVQQAKLWRTRFHPSFQISVNMSPVQIRQDNQLGAQWSEYLNREGMPGQSIAIEITEGLLLHADLNIDERLATFRNAGIRISIDDFGTGYSSLAYLKRFDIDFLKIDRSFVQNLDFDADNQALCEAMVVLAHKLGLKVIAEGVETVEQRDFLTAVGCDFAQGFLYSQPVPADQFEALVWPRIEESI from the coding sequence GTGCTCGACATGAGCAACAACAAGCTGATCGTGCGCGCCGACGAAACGCCCGCCAGCGCGGGCGCGACCGTCGCGCCCGGCCTGATCGACCGGATCACGCATAACAACGAAACCCTTGGCGAGCCGAACGGCTTCGTCAGTTTCGAAGGCCAGGACCGTGCAGGCTATTTCGCCGCGTACACGCGGATTCCCGGTACGACGTGGTTCGTGGTCAGCACGATCCCGGAGAAGAAGCTGACAGCCGAAGCGCAATCCGTGCGCAACCAGATCGTGCTGGTCGGCATTTCGGGCTTTCTGCTGTCCATCTTCTTTGCCTACTTCATCTCGCACAGCATTTCGGCGCCGCTGAAAAATCTGGTGCGCAAGATGCACGACACGGGCAGCGATGCAGGCGCCGAAGCCGGCGCGCTCGCCGAAGAGGCGCATGCCGACGGCGACGGCCAGGACGAACTGGGCAGGCTCGAACAGCGGTTCGAAAGAATGCGCGCGGCGATACGGCAGAAAATCCAGAAGATCAACGAGATCAACGCGTCGCTCGAACAGACTGTGGCCGAGCGCACGGCCGAACTCGTCAGCCGCGAACTGGAGTCGCGGACGCTGATCGAAAATTCGCCGGACACGATCACGCGCTACGACCGCGACCTGCGCCGCACGTATGCGAACCCGGCGTTTTGCTCGTCGGCGGGACGCAGCCTCAGTGAAGCGCTCGGCAAGCGGCCTTCGGAGATACCGGGCGGCGCGAACGCGCTGACCTACGAGCGCAAGATCAGCGAAGCGATCTCGAGCGGCAAGAGCGGGCAGTTCGAACTGCGCTGGGTCAGCAAGGACGGCCAGGAGCAGTGCTCGCATATCCGTCTCACGCCGGAGGTCGATCCCTCCGGCAACGTGAATTCGGTGCTGGCCGTCGGACGCGACCTGTCGGACCGGATGGCGTTCGAAGCCGCGATCTGGCAGCAGGCCAACTTCGACACGCTGACGCAGTTGCCGAACCGGCAGATGTTCCAGAACCGACTCGAACAGGAAGCGAAGGTCGCGCAGCGCTCCGGACACCGGATGGCCTTGATGCTGATCGATCTCGACCGCTTCAAGGAAGTCAACGATTCGCTGGGTCACGATACGGGCGACACGCTGCTGATCGAAGCCGCGCGGCGCATCACATCCTGCGTGCGTGAATCGGACACCGTCGCGCGTCTGGGCGGCGACGAGTTCACCGTGATCCTGCCGGACATCGACAACGCAGGCAGCATCGAGCGGATCGCACGGACCATCATCGCCACGCTGTGCGAGCCGTTCGCGCTCGGCCCGGACGAGGCGTTCATCTCGGCGAGCATCGGCGTCACGGTGTATCCGGACGACGCGCGCGAACTCGATGTGCTCTTCAAGAACGCCGATCAGGCGATGTACGCGGCCAAGAACGCGGGCCGCAACCGCCTGAACTACTTCACGCCGGACCTGCAGGTCGCGGCGGAAAAGCGCCTGCGTCTGACGAGCGATCTGCGCACCGCCTTGCCGCACGATCAGTTCCGCCTCTACTACCAGCCGATCGTCGATCTCGCGACGGGCGACATCTTCAAGGCCGAGGCGCTGATCCGCTGGCTGCACCCCGAGCGCGGCATGGTCAGCCCGCTCGACTTCATTCCGCTGGCGGAAGACACGGGCCTGATCGTGCCGATCGGCGATTGGGTGTTCAGACAAGCGGTGCAGCAGGCAAAGCTGTGGCGCACGCGCTTTCATCCGTCGTTCCAGATCAGCGTGAACATGTCGCCCGTGCAGATTCGCCAGGACAATCAGCTCGGCGCGCAATGGTCCGAGTACCTGAATCGCGAGGGCATGCCGGGGCAGAGCATCGCGATCGAAATCACGGAAGGCCTGCTGCTGCACGCCGACCTGAATATCGACGAGCGGCTCGCGACGTTCCGCAACGCGGGCATCCGCATTTCGATCGACGATTTCGGCACGGGTTATTCGTCGCTCGCGTATCTGAAGCGCTTTGATATCGATTTTCTGAAGATCGACCGGTCTTTCGTGCAGAACCTGGACTTCGACGCCGACAATCAGGCGCTATGCGAAGCGATGGTCGTGCTCGCGCACAAGCTCGGACTGAAGGTCATCGCGGAAGGCGTCGAAACCGTCGAGCAACGCGACTTCCTGACGGCCGTCGGTTGCGACTTCGCGCAAGGCTTTTTGTATTCGCAGCCGGTCCCGGCCGATCAGTTCGAAGCGCTCGTCTGGCCGCGTATCGAAGAAAGCATTTGA
- a CDS encoding (2Fe-2S)-binding protein, with protein sequence MSTTLILNGKSTTLDADPNMPLLWAIREVAGLHGTKFGCGMAQCGACTVHLEGQPIRSCITPLSAVEGRHITTIEGLQGKPAKAVQTAWVKLQVPQCGYCQSGQIMSAAALLAQNPKPTDADIDAAMSGNICRCATYTRIRAAIHDAASTIQG encoded by the coding sequence ATGTCCACCACTCTGATTCTCAACGGCAAGTCCACGACGCTGGACGCCGATCCCAACATGCCGCTGCTCTGGGCGATCCGCGAAGTCGCGGGCCTGCACGGCACGAAATTCGGTTGCGGCATGGCGCAATGCGGCGCATGCACGGTGCATCTCGAAGGCCAGCCGATCCGCTCCTGCATCACGCCGCTGTCGGCTGTCGAGGGCCGCCACATCACCACGATCGAAGGTTTGCAGGGCAAGCCCGCAAAGGCCGTGCAGACCGCGTGGGTAAAGCTGCAAGTGCCGCAGTGCGGCTACTGCCAGTCCGGACAGATCATGTCCGCTGCCGCGCTGCTCGCGCAAAACCCCAAGCCGACGGACGCCGACATCGACGCCGCGATGAGCGGCAACATCTGCCGCTGTGCGACCTATACGCGGATTCGTGCGGCGATCCACGACGCCGCCAGCACGATTCAGGGGTGA
- a CDS encoding DUF4148 domain-containing protein, with protein MKALIQAVVVSCALAAPALSFAQADQGQVTRAQVRDDLQRVEQAGYRPVADDASYPADIQAAEARASAGGQPLEQTAVGGVAPSGTMQMGAPASTSTDGNPKPVFFGQ; from the coding sequence ATGAAAGCACTGATTCAAGCCGTAGTCGTATCGTGTGCGCTGGCTGCGCCGGCACTTTCCTTTGCTCAGGCCGACCAGGGCCAGGTCACGCGCGCGCAGGTTCGCGATGATCTGCAACGCGTCGAGCAGGCGGGCTATCGCCCCGTAGCGGACGACGCGTCTTATCCCGCGGATATTCAGGCAGCCGAAGCCAGGGCGTCGGCTGGCGGGCAGCCGCTGGAACAGACAGCAGTAGGCGGCGTCGCGCCGAGCGGCACGATGCAGATGGGTGCGCCGGCGTCGACATCGACGGACGGCAATCCGAAGCCGGTTTTCTTCGGGCAGTAA